From the Deinococcus misasensis DSM 22328 genome, one window contains:
- a CDS encoding DNA polymerase domain-containing protein: MKQIPDPAWLFGRDPTPGIVGVWADWKGQALVWQRHAQGLRLERTTFAPWIYADHLQDLQLSGFPFEEAREERPQGRITFAKLPGAEGSSRFLLQCTDGRTLRNALLQGASRRLGHAVRHLSDLPDYYTMAPLDQYLMLSGRTYFKGMQYSDLHRMQIDLETTSLSPEDGQIFLISVKDTRGLEQVLEHPNEKTLIEMLNQTIVQHDPDVIENHNLMGFDLPFLVRRAEKLGVKLLWGREGAPPELFSFRHMDSTRYSVPGRELIDTLDAVRRHQFVARDMTSQRLKDVARYFGVAGPERVYIAGEKIHQTYLTDPEQVRKYALDDVREVEAISRHLMQPAFALSQMAPRSYERVAYAGTATGILEPMMVRAYLQESRALPCAGHDPSGSSHEGGAVYLFQAGLARNVVKADISSLYPSIMRQFRIGPRCDELEVMAFLVDELTRRRLEHKALSRGNSPEAHNHHALQAAMKLVINSAYGYLGAGKMARFADREAADQITALGREILGLVLQELSDRGMALIEADTDGVFFSLPEHWTEQDARALVSSISETLPEMIHLDFEGWYPAMFSHQVKNYALLTAKEELVLKGASLHSVRSEAYGFHFLQQALRAVLQEDVLSVHQAYMDTIEQLRARKIKTRDVAMRVRLTKSAKEYLHKRHERKESPYEAMLASGRESWSKGERILMYQSQGKVPRVLLQDDPRDYDIPHYTDALRKHYAERLSSAFSREDFEVVFPSGRQGRLFERALQDVTVLQIPYGSVTDE, translated from the coding sequence ATGAAACAAATTCCAGACCCCGCATGGCTGTTCGGACGGGACCCCACACCCGGCATCGTCGGTGTGTGGGCAGACTGGAAAGGGCAGGCTCTGGTCTGGCAAAGGCATGCTCAGGGATTGCGTCTGGAAAGAACCACCTTCGCCCCATGGATTTATGCAGACCACTTGCAGGATTTGCAGCTCTCGGGTTTTCCCTTTGAAGAGGCCAGAGAAGAACGCCCACAAGGGCGAATCACTTTTGCAAAGCTGCCCGGTGCAGAAGGCAGCTCAAGGTTTTTGTTGCAGTGCACGGATGGTCGCACCTTGCGCAATGCCCTGTTGCAAGGGGCCTCCAGACGGCTCGGGCATGCGGTGCGTCACCTGTCCGACCTGCCCGATTATTACACCATGGCCCCTCTGGACCAGTACCTGATGCTCTCTGGGCGCACCTATTTCAAAGGGATGCAGTACTCGGACCTTCACCGCATGCAGATCGATCTGGAAACCACCAGCCTGAGTCCAGAGGACGGCCAGATTTTCCTGATTTCGGTCAAGGACACCAGAGGTCTGGAACAGGTGCTTGAACACCCCAACGAAAAAACCCTGATCGAGATGCTGAACCAGACCATCGTGCAGCACGATCCAGATGTCATCGAAAACCACAACCTGATGGGTTTTGATTTGCCTTTTTTGGTGCGCCGTGCAGAGAAACTCGGGGTGAAATTGCTGTGGGGCAGGGAAGGGGCACCTCCAGAGCTGTTTTCGTTCAGGCACATGGACAGCACCCGTTACAGTGTTCCGGGGCGTGAACTCATTGATACCCTTGATGCGGTGCGCAGGCATCAATTTGTGGCCCGAGACATGACCAGCCAGAGGCTCAAAGATGTGGCCAGGTATTTTGGGGTGGCTGGACCGGAACGGGTGTACATCGCTGGCGAGAAAATCCACCAGACCTACCTGACCGATCCAGAGCAGGTCCGCAAGTACGCTCTGGACGATGTGCGCGAAGTGGAGGCCATCTCCAGACACCTGATGCAGCCTGCTTTTGCCCTCAGCCAGATGGCCCCGAGGAGTTATGAAAGGGTGGCTTATGCCGGAACAGCCACTGGCATTCTGGAACCCATGATGGTCCGGGCTTACCTGCAAGAAAGCCGGGCGTTGCCCTGTGCAGGCCACGATCCCTCGGGTTCGTCCCATGAGGGAGGGGCTGTTTACCTGTTTCAGGCCGGTTTGGCCCGCAATGTGGTCAAGGCAGACATCTCTTCCCTGTACCCGTCCATCATGCGGCAGTTCAGGATTGGTCCACGTTGTGATGAATTGGAAGTGATGGCCTTTCTGGTGGATGAACTCACCCGCAGGCGTCTGGAGCACAAAGCCCTTTCCAGAGGGAATTCACCTGAGGCCCACAACCACCATGCTTTGCAGGCTGCCATGAAACTGGTGATCAATTCAGCTTATGGATACCTCGGGGCAGGGAAGATGGCCCGTTTTGCAGACCGTGAGGCCGCAGACCAGATCACCGCTCTGGGTCGGGAAATTCTGGGTCTGGTGCTGCAAGAACTCTCGGATCGGGGCATGGCCCTGATTGAAGCAGACACCGATGGGGTGTTTTTTTCCCTGCCAGAGCACTGGACCGAACAGGACGCAAGGGCTCTGGTCTCCAGCATCAGCGAAACCTTGCCAGAGATGATCCACCTGGATTTTGAGGGCTGGTATCCTGCCATGTTCAGCCATCAGGTGAAGAATTACGCTTTGCTCACAGCAAAAGAGGAGTTGGTGCTCAAGGGGGCCTCCCTGCATTCAGTGCGCTCTGAGGCTTACGGGTTTCATTTCTTGCAGCAGGCGCTCAGGGCGGTTTTGCAAGAAGATGTGCTGTCGGTGCATCAGGCGTACATGGATACCATCGAACAGTTGCGGGCCAGAAAAATCAAAACCCGCGATGTGGCCATGCGGGTGCGCCTCACCAAATCCGCCAAAGAGTACCTTCACAAACGCCATGAGCGCAAAGAATCCCCTTATGAAGCCATGCTGGCCTCTGGCCGGGAAAGCTGGAGCAAAGGAGAACGGATCCTGATGTACCAGAGTCAGGGCAAGGTGCCTCGGGTTTTGCTGCAAGACGATCCCCGAGATTACGACATCCCGCATTACACAGATGCTTTGCGCAAACATTACGCAGAAAGGCTGTCCAGTGCTTTCTCCAGAGAGGACTTCGAGGTGGTATTCCCCTCGGGCAGGCAGGGTCGGTTGTTTGAACGGGCTTTGCAGGATGTGACCGTTTTGCAGATTCCTTACGGATCTGTAACAGACGAATGA
- a CDS encoding ABC transporter ATP-binding protein: protein MTQLLLSAREFETPSQSTQAFLVSLQGLSVRDRKHLILEDLWLDLPAGQTTALLGPNGAGKSTLMHTLMGLIPPSAGQVSLFGHDITTQGIEARKRTFLISDSIGLMETFTALEHFDYGQDVRPTWDQSRALEVAKQFGLPLHQPARKLSKGQRMGLRAAFAFGAQPELLLLDEPTNGLDPENRSKFLSLMVDFVAEGGTVLIATHILSEIETIADRLVIMKRGTLLMHSEMEDLRQHRNLLHINFDRELAEHEQVRLRNLPGVYKTTPRGRSLTLHVRGEVSLLCQMVEQEFPVLNLHIQPLTLEQIYSEAMGGHL from the coding sequence ATGACCCAACTTCTTTTGTCTGCCCGTGAATTTGAAACCCCATCCCAGAGCACGCAGGCATTCCTGGTCAGCCTTCAAGGGCTTTCGGTTCGGGACCGCAAACACCTGATTCTGGAAGACCTCTGGCTGGATTTGCCCGCCGGACAGACCACCGCTTTGCTGGGTCCCAACGGTGCAGGAAAAAGCACCCTGATGCACACCCTGATGGGCCTGATTCCTCCCAGTGCCGGGCAGGTTTCCCTGTTCGGGCATGACATCACCACACAAGGGATCGAAGCCCGCAAACGCACTTTCCTGATCAGTGACAGCATCGGATTGATGGAGACTTTCACCGCTCTGGAGCACTTCGATTATGGTCAGGATGTGCGCCCGACATGGGACCAGAGCCGGGCTCTGGAGGTGGCCAAGCAATTTGGTTTGCCGCTCCATCAACCTGCCCGCAAGCTCTCAAAAGGACAAAGGATGGGACTCAGGGCTGCATTTGCTTTTGGAGCACAGCCCGAGTTGCTGCTCCTTGATGAACCCACCAACGGCCTCGATCCAGAGAACCGCTCTAAATTTCTTTCCCTGATGGTGGATTTTGTTGCAGAGGGGGGCACCGTCCTGATTGCCACCCACATCCTCAGCGAAATAGAGACCATCGCAGACCGTCTGGTGATCATGAAACGCGGCACCCTCCTGATGCATTCGGAAATGGAAGACCTGCGCCAGCACCGCAATTTGCTGCACATCAACTTTGACCGGGAACTCGCGGAGCACGAACAGGTCCGTTTGCGCAACCTGCCCGGCGTGTACAAAACCACCCCCAGAGGTCGCAGCTTGACCCTGCACGTCCGTGGAGAGGTTTCCTTGCTGTGTCAGATGGTGGAGCAGGAATTTCCAGTCCTGAACCTGCACATTCAACCGCTCACTCTGGAACAGATTTACAGTGAAGCGATGGGAGGGCACCTGTGA
- a CDS encoding GntR family transcriptional regulator, whose protein sequence is MLQLRVDPHSGIPIYLQILSTIKDHIEHGILRQGDTLPTVRQLATEHRIAPNTVMKAYSELQREGIIESRPGVGTVITASSNQRQDLQLQSARQAFQDAALRLKRLGASLPEIHSLLTQTFSEDV, encoded by the coding sequence ATGCTGCAACTCAGGGTGGACCCACACAGTGGCATCCCCATATACCTGCAAATCCTCAGCACCATCAAAGACCACATCGAGCATGGCATCCTGCGTCAGGGAGACACCCTCCCCACCGTGCGCCAGTTGGCCACCGAACACCGCATTGCCCCCAACACCGTCATGAAGGCGTACAGCGAACTGCAACGGGAAGGCATCATCGAATCCAGACCCGGTGTGGGCACCGTCATCACCGCATCCAGCAACCAGAGGCAAGACCTGCAACTGCAAAGCGCCAGACAGGCTTTTCAGGATGCTGCTTTGCGCCTCAAACGGCTCGGGGCCAGCCTTCCAGAGATCCATTCCCTGCTCACCCAAACCTTTTCGGAGGACGTATGA
- the miaA gene encoding tRNA (adenosine(37)-N6)-dimethylallyltransferase MiaA — protein MKPIPVLLGPTASGKTALALQLARRFPIEILSADAMLVYRGMDIGTAKPTLAERQEVPHHLIDVTEVQEDYDVARFVQDAEEALQQIVDRKRIPLVVGGTGFYVKALKQGLPLTPRVDESVQQTLWSELETRGLDALLSDIAQVNPEEALRMQRNPRRVVRALEVFRRTGKFPGEFGYTTPGFEYQLFGLSPALPELEKRIALRVEQMFQQGLIQEVQTVMAKLGPAARRPTALQAIGYKEVLEGLEAGEIEKTMQDKIALATRQYAKRQLTWLKTQLHTECQPFPEVEKALEWFLTSWV, from the coding sequence GTGAAGCCCATCCCTGTCCTGCTCGGTCCCACCGCCAGTGGCAAAACCGCTCTGGCCTTGCAACTGGCCCGGCGTTTTCCCATCGAAATCCTCTCTGCGGATGCCATGTTGGTGTACCGTGGCATGGACATTGGCACCGCCAAACCCACCCTGGCAGAGCGTCAGGAGGTGCCCCACCACCTGATCGATGTGACAGAGGTGCAAGAAGATTACGATGTGGCCCGCTTCGTGCAGGATGCAGAGGAGGCCCTGCAACAGATCGTGGACCGCAAACGGATTCCTCTGGTGGTGGGTGGGACCGGCTTTTATGTGAAAGCCCTCAAGCAGGGCTTGCCCCTGACCCCCAGAGTGGATGAATCGGTCCAGCAAACCCTGTGGTCTGAACTGGAAACCCGCGGTCTGGATGCCTTGCTTTCAGACATTGCACAGGTGAATCCAGAGGAAGCCCTCCGCATGCAACGCAACCCCAGAAGGGTGGTGCGTGCTCTGGAGGTGTTCCGCAGAACCGGCAAATTTCCCGGTGAGTTCGGGTACACCACGCCAGGGTTCGAGTACCAGCTTTTTGGGCTGTCACCTGCCTTGCCAGAGCTGGAAAAACGCATCGCCTTGCGTGTGGAGCAGATGTTTCAGCAGGGTCTCATTCAAGAGGTTCAAACCGTGATGGCAAAACTGGGTCCAGCAGCACGCAGGCCCACCGCGTTGCAGGCCATTGGTTACAAAGAAGTTCTGGAAGGTCTGGAAGCCGGAGAGATCGAAAAAACCATGCAGGACAAGATCGCTCTGGCCACCAGACAGTACGCCAAGCGCCAGCTCACCTGGCTGAAAACCCAGTTGCACACAGAATGCCAGCCCTTTCCTGAAGTGGAAAAAGCTCTGGAATGGTTTTTGACAAGTTGGGTGTAA
- the map gene encoding type I methionyl aminopeptidase → MSRITLKNQNDIEALRKAGGLVAETFRHLEPYVQPGASLLELDKIAEDFIRSRGAIPAYIGYRGFPNTICVAVNEGICHGIPSPYRLREGDIVGVDIGVQLNGYYGDACYTYTVGHVSPLAKKLVETTRECLEAAIKTVKPGSYIKDIGFAIQELAESRGFSVVREYIGHGIGKKLHEQPDIPHWVPKSRSLNSTYNTRLKEGMVFTIEPMINAGHYATKLLADQWTVVTADGSLSAQFEHTIAVTSKGADILTL, encoded by the coding sequence ATGTCGCGGATCACGCTGAAAAACCAGAATGACATCGAAGCACTGCGCAAAGCCGGAGGACTGGTGGCCGAAACCTTCCGCCACCTTGAACCTTATGTCCAACCCGGAGCCAGTTTGCTTGAACTTGACAAAATCGCAGAGGATTTCATCCGTTCCAGAGGGGCCATTCCGGCCTACATCGGTTACCGTGGGTTTCCCAACACCATCTGCGTGGCCGTCAATGAAGGCATCTGTCACGGCATCCCCAGCCCTTACCGACTGCGCGAAGGGGACATTGTGGGCGTGGACATCGGCGTGCAACTGAACGGTTACTACGGCGATGCCTGCTACACCTACACCGTGGGGCATGTGTCTCCTCTGGCCAAGAAGCTCGTGGAGACCACCCGAGAGTGCCTGGAAGCAGCCATCAAAACTGTGAAGCCCGGTTCTTACATCAAAGACATTGGCTTTGCCATTCAAGAACTGGCCGAATCCAGAGGCTTCAGTGTGGTGCGCGAGTACATCGGGCACGGCATCGGCAAGAAACTGCACGAACAGCCAGACATTCCCCACTGGGTGCCCAAATCCCGTTCTTTGAACAGCACCTACAACACCCGCCTGAAAGAAGGCATGGTGTTCACCATCGAGCCCATGATCAACGCTGGACATTACGCCACCAAACTGCTGGCCGACCAGTGGACCGTGGTGACCGCAGACGGCTCCCTGTCAGCGCAGTTTGAGCACACCATTGCAGTGACCTCCAAAGGGGCGGACATTCTGACTTTGTAA
- a CDS encoding 3-deoxy-7-phosphoheptulonate synthase, with product MHKLENLHVTEVRPLITPKDLKAELPRNEKADRTVFESRQIIEDILTKKDPRLLVITGPCSIHDIDQAVEYAKRLKALKDKLEDKLFIVMRVYVDKPRTTVGWRGFIHDPEMKYQSDFNLGLRKTREVMLKVNELGIPVATELLDPFVPQYIADLLVWGAIGARTTESQTHRTMASGVSIPVGFKNSTDGNVKVAIDAIIAAQNRHTFLGIDEHGQAAMIGTEGNPYGHVILRGGRSGANYSAQHVQEAAREMREAGLNPAIVVDCSHANSNKDFRKQSIAWNEVIEQRMAGDRDLVGVMLESHLNEGAQKIPSDLSQLKYGVSVTDACISWEATEDLLTSAHQMLSRDVVQK from the coding sequence ATGCATAAACTGGAAAACCTGCACGTCACAGAGGTGCGACCCCTGATCACTCCCAAAGACCTCAAGGCCGAGTTGCCCCGCAATGAAAAGGCAGACAGAACCGTATTCGAGTCCCGTCAGATCATTGAAGACATCCTCACCAAAAAAGACCCCCGCCTGCTGGTGATCACCGGGCCTTGCTCCATCCACGACATCGATCAGGCCGTGGAGTACGCCAAACGCCTGAAAGCCCTCAAAGACAAACTGGAAGACAAACTGTTCATCGTGATGCGCGTTTACGTGGACAAACCCCGCACCACCGTGGGCTGGAGGGGTTTCATCCATGACCCCGAGATGAAGTACCAGAGCGATTTCAATCTGGGCCTCAGGAAAACCCGTGAAGTGATGCTGAAGGTGAATGAACTCGGGATCCCTGTGGCCACCGAATTGCTCGATCCTTTTGTTCCCCAGTACATCGCAGACCTGCTGGTGTGGGGTGCGATTGGGGCCAGAACCACCGAATCCCAGACGCACCGCACCATGGCCAGTGGTGTGTCCATTCCGGTGGGCTTCAAGAATTCCACCGATGGAAACGTGAAAGTGGCAATTGATGCGATCATCGCAGCCCAAAATCGGCACACTTTCCTGGGCATCGACGAGCATGGTCAGGCGGCCATGATCGGCACCGAAGGCAACCCTTACGGCCACGTGATTCTGCGGGGTGGTCGCTCTGGAGCGAATTACTCTGCCCAGCACGTTCAGGAAGCCGCCAGAGAAATGCGCGAAGCGGGCCTGAACCCGGCCATCGTGGTGGACTGCTCCCACGCCAACTCGAACAAGGATTTCCGCAAGCAGAGCATCGCCTGGAACGAGGTCATCGAACAACGCATGGCCGGAGACCGGGATCTGGTGGGTGTGATGCTGGAAAGCCACCTGAATGAAGGGGCACAGAAAATCCCCTCTGACCTGTCTCAGCTCAAGTACGGGGTGAGCGTCACCGATGCCTGCATCAGTTGGGAAGCCACCGAAGACCTGCTGACCTCTGCACACCAGATGCTCAGCCGCGATGTGGTGCAAAAGTAA
- a CDS encoding pseudouridine-5'-phosphate glycosidase: protein MITLHPEVQEALNNNQAVVALESTIISHGMPYPQNVQTAREVEDIIREHGAVPATIAILDGSIKVGLSDDELEMLGSHKDVLKVSIRDLPYVTAMKRNGATTVASTMRIAHRAGISVFVTGGLGGVHRGAETTFDVSADLTEFTLSNVAVISAGVKSILDIGLTLEKLETLGVPVIGYGTPEFPAFYSRASGFKVPMQLDTPTDIARVMKDKWALDLVGGLSIANPIPLEDEIPASTIDPHIEKALQEAHEKGIKGKDVTPFLLSRIAEITAGQSLKSNIALVKNNAHLGAQIAVEFAKL from the coding sequence ATGATCACGTTACACCCTGAAGTGCAAGAAGCCCTGAACAACAACCAAGCCGTGGTGGCTCTGGAATCCACCATCATCTCCCACGGCATGCCCTACCCCCAGAACGTGCAGACCGCCCGGGAAGTGGAAGACATCATCCGTGAACACGGGGCCGTGCCTGCCACCATCGCCATTCTGGACGGCAGCATCAAAGTGGGCCTTTCAGACGACGAACTCGAAATGCTCGGGTCCCACAAAGACGTGTTGAAGGTCTCCATCCGCGACCTGCCTTACGTGACCGCCATGAAACGCAACGGGGCCACCACCGTCGCCAGCACCATGCGGATTGCCCACCGGGCAGGCATTTCGGTCTTCGTGACCGGCGGGCTTGGAGGGGTACACCGGGGCGCAGAAACCACCTTTGATGTCTCCGCAGACCTCACGGAATTCACCCTGTCCAACGTTGCAGTGATCAGCGCAGGGGTGAAGTCCATTCTGGACATCGGCCTGACCCTTGAAAAACTGGAAACCCTCGGGGTTCCCGTGATTGGTTACGGCACCCCAGAGTTCCCTGCCTTCTACTCCAGAGCCTCTGGTTTCAAGGTGCCCATGCAACTCGACACCCCCACGGACATCGCCAGAGTCATGAAAGACAAGTGGGCTCTGGACCTTGTGGGTGGCCTCAGCATCGCCAACCCGATTCCTCTGGAAGACGAAATTCCGGCCAGCACCATTGACCCCCACATCGAAAAAGCCCTGCAAGAAGCCCACGAAAAAGGCATCAAAGGCAAAGACGTGACCCCCTTCCTGTTGTCTCGCATCGCCGAAATCACCGCAGGCCAGAGCCTGAAATCCAACATCGCTCTGGTGAAAAACAACGCCCACCTCGGGGCACAAATTGCGGTTGAATTCGCCAAGCTCTGA
- a CDS encoding carbohydrate kinase → MALTEREQQLLSLLTDNPLLSPKELADKLKTTPSAIAVHLSNLTKKGVILGRGYIVRQESSVLVIGGANVDFKARSLAQPVMGSSNPGQTTSAFGGVGRNIAENLARLGVQVSLITMLGRDPSGERLKMHTQSAGVDLRLSFYSDTPTGTYTAVLNPDGNLLIAISDMSIMQELSPDVLRQREQHIKAAPYLVLDANLRQDTLEYALKTARGKVILEPVSVSKSLFIKNVLGSAPVFAITPNLDELEALTGTRDLKNACRILHSLQVEHVVVTLGEEGVYVSGPKNKIQLRSMPAHVQDVTGAGDAFISGMLYALTHNEDLKTACDYGQTAAVLTLESPNTVNPELSVSSLESRRNDHVTP, encoded by the coding sequence ATGGCCTTGACCGAGCGGGAACAACAGCTGCTCTCCCTTCTGACCGACAACCCCCTGCTTTCTCCCAAAGAGCTGGCAGACAAACTCAAAACCACACCCAGTGCCATTGCCGTGCACCTTTCCAACCTCACCAAGAAAGGGGTGATCCTCGGGCGGGGCTACATCGTCCGACAGGAAAGCAGTGTGCTGGTGATTGGCGGAGCCAACGTGGACTTCAAAGCCCGCAGTCTGGCCCAACCCGTGATGGGCAGTTCCAACCCCGGACAGACCACCTCCGCTTTCGGAGGGGTGGGACGCAACATTGCGGAAAACCTTGCAAGGCTCGGGGTGCAGGTGAGCCTGATCACCATGTTGGGCCGCGACCCCAGCGGTGAACGCCTGAAAATGCACACCCAGAGCGCCGGAGTGGACTTGCGCCTCAGTTTCTACTCCGACACCCCCACTGGGACCTACACCGCAGTGCTCAATCCAGATGGCAACCTGTTGATTGCCATCAGTGACATGAGCATCATGCAAGAGCTTTCCCCCGATGTGCTCCGGCAACGCGAACAGCACATCAAAGCCGCACCCTATCTGGTGCTGGACGCCAACCTCAGGCAGGACACCCTCGAATACGCCCTGAAAACCGCCCGAGGAAAAGTCATCCTGGAGCCGGTCAGTGTCAGCAAATCCCTGTTCATCAAAAACGTGCTGGGCAGTGCCCCTGTCTTTGCCATCACCCCCAACCTCGACGAGCTTGAGGCCCTGACCGGAACCCGCGACCTGAAAAACGCCTGCCGCATTTTGCACAGCCTGCAAGTGGAGCATGTGGTGGTCACGCTCGGGGAAGAAGGGGTGTATGTCTCTGGCCCCAAAAACAAAATCCAACTCCGGTCCATGCCCGCCCACGTGCAGGATGTCACCGGAGCCGGAGACGCCTTCATCTCGGGGATGTTGTACGCCCTCACCCACAACGAGGACCTCAAAACCGCCTGCGATTACGGCCAGACCGCCGCAGTGCTGACCCTCGAAAGCCCCAACACCGTCAATCCCGAACTGAGCGTCAGTTCACTGGAAAGCAGGAGAAATGATCACGTTACACCCTGA
- a CDS encoding Hsp20/alpha crystallin family protein: protein MDDLVLKRLGSLMKLREDIEVLSGSGRWTPSSDWLETDSHVILVMDLPGIAPESLEIQEEDEILTVAGKREDLEIPGVVFHQERPGQEFVREFQMPRDTTPGTAQARLRNGVLIISFEKSSKVINAE, encoded by the coding sequence ATGGATGATCTGGTGCTCAAGCGACTCGGTTCGCTGATGAAGTTGCGTGAAGACATTGAAGTGCTGTCTGGATCAGGCCGCTGGACCCCATCCTCCGATTGGCTGGAAACCGATTCGCATGTGATTCTGGTGATGGATTTGCCGGGCATTGCTCCGGAATCTCTGGAAATTCAAGAAGAGGATGAAATTTTGACGGTGGCTGGAAAGCGCGAAGATCTGGAAATTCCCGGTGTCGTGTTCCATCAAGAGAGGCCCGGTCAGGAGTTTGTGCGGGAATTCCAGATGCCAAGGGACACCACGCCCGGAACCGCGCAGGCCAGATTGCGCAACGGTGTGTTGATCATTTCCTTCGAAAAGAGCAGCAAAGTCATCAATGCTGAATGA